The Williamsia sp. DF01-3 genome has a window encoding:
- the dinB gene encoding DNA polymerase IV — protein MFVSEEPRELASILHADLDSFYASVEQRDHPELRGRPVIVGGGGVVLAASYEAKARGVRTPMNGREAVALCPDAVVMRPRFDSYVEASQAVFDIFRDTTPLVEGISIDEAFLDVGGLYRVSGSPAEIGARLRERVRIEVGLPITVGIARTKFLAKVASAVGKPDGLLEVPPGGELEFLHPLPVERLWGVGAVTSRKLRDAGLSTVGDLAAVGQPTLASLLGRGAGSHLYALAMARDPRRVEVGRRRRSIGSQRAMGRRPKTQEDLEASMVGIVDRLGKRLRKAERVCRTVILRLRFDDFTRVTRSRTLYEPTDGTQVLMTAARALLDEAMPMIRDKGCTLIGLSLTNLDSNDSIQLALPFDEHHQEKLDITIDGLRDRFGAGAVTRAVLIGRDQGMAAPMLPD, from the coding sequence GTGTTCGTGTCCGAAGAGCCGCGGGAGCTGGCCAGCATCCTGCACGCCGACCTCGACTCCTTCTATGCCTCGGTCGAGCAGCGCGACCACCCCGAGCTGCGCGGCCGTCCGGTCATCGTGGGCGGTGGAGGCGTGGTCCTCGCGGCGAGCTACGAGGCCAAGGCCCGCGGGGTGCGCACTCCGATGAACGGCCGTGAGGCAGTCGCCCTGTGCCCGGACGCCGTGGTGATGCGGCCCCGTTTCGACAGCTACGTCGAGGCGAGCCAGGCAGTATTCGACATCTTCCGGGACACCACGCCACTGGTGGAGGGCATCTCGATCGACGAGGCGTTCCTCGATGTCGGCGGTCTCTACCGGGTGAGTGGGTCACCGGCCGAGATCGGCGCCCGATTACGCGAGCGGGTGAGGATCGAGGTCGGGCTGCCGATCACTGTCGGCATCGCGCGCACCAAGTTCCTTGCGAAGGTCGCGAGTGCGGTGGGAAAGCCGGACGGGCTGCTCGAGGTGCCGCCCGGTGGTGAACTCGAGTTCCTGCACCCGTTGCCGGTGGAACGGCTCTGGGGTGTCGGGGCGGTGACGTCGCGCAAGCTGCGCGACGCGGGTCTGTCCACCGTGGGCGACCTCGCGGCCGTTGGTCAGCCGACTCTTGCGTCGCTGCTCGGGCGCGGCGCCGGTTCGCACCTGTATGCGCTGGCGATGGCGCGCGATCCACGCCGGGTGGAGGTCGGGCGTCGCCGCCGGTCGATCGGGTCACAACGGGCGATGGGGCGGCGACCCAAAACCCAGGAGGACCTCGAGGCGTCCATGGTGGGCATCGTCGATCGGCTCGGTAAACGCCTGCGTAAAGCAGAACGCGTGTGCCGCACCGTGATCCTTCGGTTGCGGTTCGACGACTTCACCCGGGTGACGCGTTCACGAACTCTGTACGAACCCACCGACGGCACCCAGGTACTCATGACGGCCGCGCGTGCCCTCCTCGACGAAGCCATGCCGATGATCCGGGACAAGGGCTGCACGCTGATCGGGTTGTCGTTGACGAACCTCGACAGCAACGACTCCATCCAGCTCGCGCTGCCGTTCGACGAGCATCACCAGGAGAAATTGGACATCACCATCGACGGGCTCAGGGACCGTTTCGGGGCGGGCGCGGTGACCCGGGCAGTTCTCATCGGACGCGATCAGGGCATGGCCGCGCCGATGCTCCCCGACTGA